A single Phoenix dactylifera cultivar Barhee BC4 chromosome 1, palm_55x_up_171113_PBpolish2nd_filt_p, whole genome shotgun sequence DNA region contains:
- the LOC120110852 gene encoding methyltransferase N6AMT1-like: MDFGIDIGSSSFPTKCKLSSRTVSSESLYKTAQIRLLSCHPEVYEPCDDSFALVDALLADRANLLQHKPRLCMEVGCGSGYVITSLALMLGEENSGVHYFATDINPHAVEVTRATLEAHGVHAEIITTNIASGLHKRLAGMIDVVVVNPPYVPTPEEEVGCDGITASWAGGENGRKVIDRILPVVDELLSGKGWLYMVTLTANNPSQICRSMREKGYASRIIVQRSTEEESLHVIKFWREDIAEMEGARAVASGSESWVSHFPLRSFWRGNNVSSG; encoded by the exons ATGGACTTTGGTATAGATATCGGATCCTCTAGTTTTCCCACAAAATGCAAGTTGAGCAGCAGAACT GTTTCATCAGAGTCGTTATACAAAACTGCTCAGATTCGACTCCTCAGCTGCCACCCTGAGGTGTATGAGCCATGTGATGACTCATTTGCCCTAGTGGATGCTCTTCTAGCTGATAGAGCAAATTTGTTGCAGCACAAGCCAAGGTTATGCATGGAAGTGGGCTGTGGGAGTGGCTATGTGATCACATCTTTGGCCCTCATGCTTGGGGAAGAAAACTCTGGAGTCCATTATTTTGCAACTGACATCAACCCACATGCTGTGGAGGTGACTCGTGCGACACTTGAAGCTCACGGTGTACATGCAGAGATCATCACCACAAATATTGCTTCCGGGCTTCACAAACGCCTTGCTGGCATGATAGATGTGGTGGTCGTTAATCCTCCTTATGTGCCAACACCTGAAGAAGAAGTTGGCTGTGATGGGATAACTGCTTCTTGGGCTGGAGGAGAGAATGGACGCAAGGTGATAGACAGGATCCTTCCTGTTGTAGATGAACTACTTTCAGGTAAGGGTTGGCTTTATATGGTCACCCTCACAGCCAACAATCCTTCTCAGATTTGCCGTTCAATGAGAGAAAAGGGGTATGCATCTCGAATCATTGTCCAGAGGTCGACTGAGGAGGAGAGCCTCCATGTTATCAAGTTTTGGCGTGAAGATATTGCAGAGATGGAGGGGGCCAGAGCTGTTGCTTCGGGATCTGAGTCATGGGTATCGCATTTTCCTCTCAGATCCTTCTGGCGTGGTAATAATGTGAGTAGTGGCTGA